One Pieris napi chromosome W, ilPieNapi1.2, whole genome shotgun sequence DNA segment encodes these proteins:
- the LOC125062103 gene encoding uncharacterized protein LOC125062103, which translates to MQQCEEATTCLDRTKENRDLIFQQIKDELTNSEIMLRQYEDHLFEIAERYRKNPVYGNEEAIQIETEKMKETISELEHEEAKHQNIVQLLQRELDSFGTSIPEDILDIVGKRDLEEKINAINAEVAALTQKKDNLLTCHGNMALFLEQNINQ; encoded by the exons ATGCAACAGTGTGAAGAGGCTACAACTTGTCTGGACCGCACAAAAGAAAACCGAGATCTGATTTTTCAACAGATAAAAGATGAACTAACTAACTCGGAAATTATGTT ACGTCAGTATGAGGATCACCTCTTTGAGATTGCAGAAAGATACAGGAAGAACCCGGTATACGGT aatGAGGAAGCCATACAAATCGAAACGGAAAAGATGAAAGAAACAATATCTGAACTTGAACATGAGGAAGCTAAGCATCAGAACATAGTCCAACTCTTGCAGCGTGAGTTGGACAGTTTTGGGACTTCTATACCTGAAGATATATTGGATattgt CGGCAAACGTGATTTGGAGGAGAAAATTAACGCAATTAACGCCGAAGTCGCCGCCCTGACACAGAAGAAAGATAATCTTTTAACTTGCCACGGTAACATGGCTCTATTCCTTGAACAAAACATCAATCAATAA